From a region of the Desmodus rotundus isolate HL8 chromosome 7, HLdesRot8A.1, whole genome shotgun sequence genome:
- the ZNF74 gene encoding zinc finger protein 74 isoform X1, protein METPAPKPQETALSSQDPAAPLRGNPENTLGQGLLDAKSEESVTFKDVAVDFTQEEWGQLDSPQRALYRDVMLENYQNILALAGPPVCKPDVISHLERGEEPWQVPREVPGGAHPEWEPRPAVKGELCQQQSLYKEEPSQESVAEGLARSSLHIPGPGSRWAWEGPVAALSRGEAVLWRCTPSRCGEVPAQERWQGHEASEEAFPLRCTHLAQQSKGALIPADGELPDRHAENFQGSEAVTQHQRTCSERNDRKSSEQGEPPPVDRRQGARPTEGLFACGQCGKAFHQSSSLTLHQRWHAREKAYRCNECGKAFTWRTNLIEHQRIHTGEKPFLCGECGKAFSCHSSLNVHHRIHTGERPYKCNACEKAFSCSSLLNMHLRVHTGEKPYKCSECGKAFNQRTHLTRHHRIHTGEKPYKCDECGKAFTCHSSLTVHEKIHNGDKPFKCNDCAKAFNNRSRLTLHQRIHTGEKPFKCGDCGKGFSCHSYLVVHQRIHSGEKPFKCNECGKAFSSHSYLIVHQRIHTGEKPFDCSRCWKAFSCHSSLIVHQRIHTGEKPYKCSQCGKAFSQNHCLIKHQKIHSGEKSFKCNECGEMFSWSAHLTEHQRIHREEKPFAIQFNKHLLGTYYVPSSLLDASGMGVSGMDPINSLDVAELLCVVQPSASKNFPLGSKPGD, encoded by the exons ATGGAGACCCCTGCCCCGAAGCCCCAGGAGACAG CTCTGTCCTCGCAGGACCCTGCTGCTCCTCTCAGAGGGAATCCAGAGAATACATTGGGCCAGGGTCTCCTGGATGCCAAATCTGAG GAGTCGGTGACTTTCAAGGATGTGGCCGTAGACTTCACCCAGGAGGAGTGGGGCCAGCTGGACTCTCCGCAGAGGGCCCTGTACCGCGacgtgatgctggagaactacCAGAACATTCTCGCCCTGG CAGGGCCTCCGGTCTGCAAGCCGGACGTGATCTCCCATCTGGAACGAGGCGAAGAGCCGTGGCAGGTGCCCAGGGAAGTGCCCGGAGGGGCTCATCCAG AATGGGAGCCCAGGCCTGCGGTGAAGGGGGAGCTGTGTCAGCAGCAGAGCCTCTACAAAGAAGAGCCATCCCAGGAGTCGGTTGCGGAGGGGCTGGCGAGGTCCAGTCTCCACATCCCCGGCCCAGGCTCCAGGTGGGCCTGGGAGGGCCCTGTGGCTGCTCTGTCACGAGGCGAAGCTGTGCTCTGGAGGTGCACGCCCAGCCGCTGCGGGGAGGTTCCTGCGCAGGAGCGCTGGCAGGGGCATGAGGCTTCGGAGGAGGCTTTCCCCCTCAGGTGCACCCACTTGGCCCAGCAGAGCAAAGGAGCTCTCATTCCTGCGGACGGGGAGCTGCCTGACAGACACGCCGAGAATTTCCAGGGCAGCGAGGCTGTGACCCAGCACCAGAGAACGTGCTCAGAGAGAAACGATCGCAAGTCCAGTGAACAGGGAGAACCCCCGCCCGTGGACAGGCGTCAGGGTGCCCGCCCCACGGAGGGCCTGTTTGCGTGCGGCCAGTGTGGCAAAGCCTTCCACCAGAGCTCGTCCCTCACCCTGCACCAGCGGTGGCACGCCCGGGAGAAGGCCTACCGGTGCAACGAGTGCGGCAAGGCCTTCACCTGGAGGACCAACCTCATCGAGCACCAGAGGATCCATACAGGGGAGAAGCCCTTCCTCTGCGGCGAGTGCGGGAAGGCCTTCAGCTGTCACTCGTCCCTGAACGTGCATCACAGGATTCACACAGGCGAGCGGCCCTACAAGTGTAACGCCTGCGAGAAGGCCTTCAGCTGCAGCTCGCTGCTAAACATGCACCTCCGGGtccacaccggggagaagccctACAAGTGCAGCgagtgtgggaaggccttcaaCCAGAGGACGCACCTGACGCGGCACCACAGGAtccacaccggggagaagccATATAAGTGTGACGAGTGCGGGAAGGCCTTCACCTGCCACTCGTCCCTGACCGTGCATGAGAAGATCCACAATGGAGACAAGCCATTCAAATGCAACGACTGTGCAAAGGCCTTCAATAACCGCTCACGCCTCACCCTCCACCAGAGGATTCACACCGGAGAGAAGCCCTTCAAGTGCGGCGACTGTGGGAAGGGCTTCAGCTGCCACTCCTACCTGGTCGTGCACCAGCGGATCCACAGCGGGGAGAAGCCCTTCAAGTGCAatgagtgtgggaaagccttcagctCCCACTCCTACCTCATCGTGCACCAGAGGATCCACACGGGGGAGAAGCCCTTCGACTGCAGTCGGTGCTGGAAGGCCTTCAGCTGCCACTCATCCCTGATCGTGCACCAGCGGATCCACACCGGAGAGAAGCCCTATAAATGCAGCCAGTGCGGCAAAGCGTTCAGCCAGAATCACTGTCTCATCAAACATCAGAAAATCCACTCCGGGGAGAAGTCATTTAAATGTAACGAATGTGGCGAAATGTTCAGCTGGAGTGCCCACCTCACCGAACACCAGAGGATACACAGAGAGGAGAAGCCCTTTGCCATCCAGTTCAACAAGCATTTGCTGGGCACGTACTATGTTCCCAGCAGCCTGCTGGACGCGAGTGGCATGGGCGTGAGCGGCATGGACCCCATAAACTCGCTGGACGTGGCTGAGCTCCTCTGTGTGGTTCAGCCCTCGGCCAGCAAGAACTTCCCCCTGGGCAGCAAACCTGGAGATTAA
- the ZNF74 gene encoding zinc finger protein 74 isoform X2 codes for METPAPKPQETALSSQDPAAPLRGNPENTLGQGLLDAKSEESVTFKDVAVDFTQEEWGQLDSPQRALYRDVMLENYQNILALGPPVCKPDVISHLERGEEPWQVPREVPGGAHPEWEPRPAVKGELCQQQSLYKEEPSQESVAEGLARSSLHIPGPGSRWAWEGPVAALSRGEAVLWRCTPSRCGEVPAQERWQGHEASEEAFPLRCTHLAQQSKGALIPADGELPDRHAENFQGSEAVTQHQRTCSERNDRKSSEQGEPPPVDRRQGARPTEGLFACGQCGKAFHQSSSLTLHQRWHAREKAYRCNECGKAFTWRTNLIEHQRIHTGEKPFLCGECGKAFSCHSSLNVHHRIHTGERPYKCNACEKAFSCSSLLNMHLRVHTGEKPYKCSECGKAFNQRTHLTRHHRIHTGEKPYKCDECGKAFTCHSSLTVHEKIHNGDKPFKCNDCAKAFNNRSRLTLHQRIHTGEKPFKCGDCGKGFSCHSYLVVHQRIHSGEKPFKCNECGKAFSSHSYLIVHQRIHTGEKPFDCSRCWKAFSCHSSLIVHQRIHTGEKPYKCSQCGKAFSQNHCLIKHQKIHSGEKSFKCNECGEMFSWSAHLTEHQRIHREEKPFAIQFNKHLLGTYYVPSSLLDASGMGVSGMDPINSLDVAELLCVVQPSASKNFPLGSKPGD; via the exons ATGGAGACCCCTGCCCCGAAGCCCCAGGAGACAG CTCTGTCCTCGCAGGACCCTGCTGCTCCTCTCAGAGGGAATCCAGAGAATACATTGGGCCAGGGTCTCCTGGATGCCAAATCTGAG GAGTCGGTGACTTTCAAGGATGTGGCCGTAGACTTCACCCAGGAGGAGTGGGGCCAGCTGGACTCTCCGCAGAGGGCCCTGTACCGCGacgtgatgctggagaactacCAGAACATTCTCGCCCTGG GGCCTCCGGTCTGCAAGCCGGACGTGATCTCCCATCTGGAACGAGGCGAAGAGCCGTGGCAGGTGCCCAGGGAAGTGCCCGGAGGGGCTCATCCAG AATGGGAGCCCAGGCCTGCGGTGAAGGGGGAGCTGTGTCAGCAGCAGAGCCTCTACAAAGAAGAGCCATCCCAGGAGTCGGTTGCGGAGGGGCTGGCGAGGTCCAGTCTCCACATCCCCGGCCCAGGCTCCAGGTGGGCCTGGGAGGGCCCTGTGGCTGCTCTGTCACGAGGCGAAGCTGTGCTCTGGAGGTGCACGCCCAGCCGCTGCGGGGAGGTTCCTGCGCAGGAGCGCTGGCAGGGGCATGAGGCTTCGGAGGAGGCTTTCCCCCTCAGGTGCACCCACTTGGCCCAGCAGAGCAAAGGAGCTCTCATTCCTGCGGACGGGGAGCTGCCTGACAGACACGCCGAGAATTTCCAGGGCAGCGAGGCTGTGACCCAGCACCAGAGAACGTGCTCAGAGAGAAACGATCGCAAGTCCAGTGAACAGGGAGAACCCCCGCCCGTGGACAGGCGTCAGGGTGCCCGCCCCACGGAGGGCCTGTTTGCGTGCGGCCAGTGTGGCAAAGCCTTCCACCAGAGCTCGTCCCTCACCCTGCACCAGCGGTGGCACGCCCGGGAGAAGGCCTACCGGTGCAACGAGTGCGGCAAGGCCTTCACCTGGAGGACCAACCTCATCGAGCACCAGAGGATCCATACAGGGGAGAAGCCCTTCCTCTGCGGCGAGTGCGGGAAGGCCTTCAGCTGTCACTCGTCCCTGAACGTGCATCACAGGATTCACACAGGCGAGCGGCCCTACAAGTGTAACGCCTGCGAGAAGGCCTTCAGCTGCAGCTCGCTGCTAAACATGCACCTCCGGGtccacaccggggagaagccctACAAGTGCAGCgagtgtgggaaggccttcaaCCAGAGGACGCACCTGACGCGGCACCACAGGAtccacaccggggagaagccATATAAGTGTGACGAGTGCGGGAAGGCCTTCACCTGCCACTCGTCCCTGACCGTGCATGAGAAGATCCACAATGGAGACAAGCCATTCAAATGCAACGACTGTGCAAAGGCCTTCAATAACCGCTCACGCCTCACCCTCCACCAGAGGATTCACACCGGAGAGAAGCCCTTCAAGTGCGGCGACTGTGGGAAGGGCTTCAGCTGCCACTCCTACCTGGTCGTGCACCAGCGGATCCACAGCGGGGAGAAGCCCTTCAAGTGCAatgagtgtgggaaagccttcagctCCCACTCCTACCTCATCGTGCACCAGAGGATCCACACGGGGGAGAAGCCCTTCGACTGCAGTCGGTGCTGGAAGGCCTTCAGCTGCCACTCATCCCTGATCGTGCACCAGCGGATCCACACCGGAGAGAAGCCCTATAAATGCAGCCAGTGCGGCAAAGCGTTCAGCCAGAATCACTGTCTCATCAAACATCAGAAAATCCACTCCGGGGAGAAGTCATTTAAATGTAACGAATGTGGCGAAATGTTCAGCTGGAGTGCCCACCTCACCGAACACCAGAGGATACACAGAGAGGAGAAGCCCTTTGCCATCCAGTTCAACAAGCATTTGCTGGGCACGTACTATGTTCCCAGCAGCCTGCTGGACGCGAGTGGCATGGGCGTGAGCGGCATGGACCCCATAAACTCGCTGGACGTGGCTGAGCTCCTCTGTGTGGTTCAGCCCTCGGCCAGCAAGAACTTCCCCCTGGGCAGCAAACCTGGAGATTAA
- the LOC123479438 gene encoding protein FAM246C yields the protein MAAEPGRSWAQARSAYGASTAMRRGVGRRRDPGPQPNGPVPEEARAPGRLARLRGQLRAEAEARADAPRLLRLVERAGAAAGAGAREAGPGEQEDTRSRGSVCSVCGEPRIGATYPAGVLEVSERRLQEGLAAVRAELGAGLEALRRELRAELEALRALLPAPPQPPPARREPRAAPRGLSLLRALGTVNALAAVTRPTDDPSDGPANGGANRAPARKNLKKTPVPPGASQGGGD from the coding sequence ATGGCGGCGGAGCCCGGGCGCTCGTGGGCCCAGGCTCGCAGCGCGTACGGCGCGAGCACGGCAATGCGGCGCGGCGTGGGCCGCCGACGGGACCCGGGGCCTCAGCCCAATGGGCCGGTCCCTGAAGAAGCCCGCGCCCCGGGCCGCCTGGCTCGCCTGCGGGGCCAGCTCCGGGCTGAGGCAGAGGCGCGGGCCGACGCTCCCCGGCTGCTGCGGCTGGTGGAGCGCGCGGGAGCGgcggctggggcaggggccagagagGCGGGCCCCGGGGAGCAGGAGGACACGCGCAGCCGAGGCTCTGTGTGCTCAGTGTGCGGGGAGCCACGCATCGGGGCCACCTACCCTGCGGGCGTCTTGGAGGTGAGCGAGCGGCGGCTGCAGGAGGGCCTGGCGGCGGTGCGCGCAGAGCTGGGCGCGGGGCTAGAAGCGCTGCGCAGGGAGCTGCGGGCTGAGCTGGAGGCCCTGCGCGCGCTgctgcccgccccgccccagccGCCGCCTGCGCGCCGCGAGCCCCGCGCCGCGCCCCGCGGCCTGAGCCTGCTGCGGGCGCTCGGCACCGTGAACGCCCTGGCTGCGGTCACCAGGCCCACTGACGACCCCTCGGACGGCCCCGCCAATGGTGGCGCGAACCGGGCCCCGGCCCGCAAGAACCTCAAGAAGACGCCGGTGCCCCCCGGGGCCTCGCAGGGCGGCGGCGATTGA